A part of Denitratisoma oestradiolicum genomic DNA contains:
- a CDS encoding UvrD-helicase domain-containing protein, with translation MTAGLNAPQREAIHYLDGPLLVLAGAGSGKTRVITQKIAYLIQECGYSPAKITAITFTNKAAREMKERAAQLLGDGASGGLTVSTFHALGVRILRQEAKALGLKPGFSILDASDVGGLFQELMKNADKDRLRAVQNRISLWKNGLLGPEEAAAQAGNPMEQQAAQVYGEYERTLRAYQAVDFDDLIRLPVNLFETNEEALARWQSRIWHLLVDEYQDTNRCQYRLMKLLAGPRASFTAVGDDDQSIYAWRGADIGNIHLLREDYPRLKVIKLEQNYRSTTRILSAANAVIAHNPKVFDKKLWSDHGHGDPIHIQFCRDGEHEAEWVAARLTAHRFQHRGKWSDYAILYRGNHQARALEQQLRNQKVPYALSGGQSFFERAEIKDITSYLRLLANQDDDPAFIRAITTPKRGIGGATLEALGRIGGQRHVSLFDASLAPGVEQQLNARQLEAVRTFCQFIRRMEARAVKEPASQILEDLLRAIDYEASLFETLEPREAESKWSNVRDFVEWLGRRGAEDNKNLLELAQTIALISMLDKNDQDADAVQLATLHAAKGLEFRHVFLVGVEEGILPHRDSLEPEKLQEERRLMYVGITRARMSLHLSHCRRRKTGREWRDCEPSRFIDEMGSDLRRSGGDESPPDAEEKQAGRDRLARFKALLAQS, from the coding sequence TTGACCGCTGGCCTCAACGCGCCCCAACGGGAGGCCATTCACTACCTCGATGGTCCCCTGCTGGTGCTGGCCGGCGCCGGCAGCGGCAAGACGCGGGTGATCACCCAGAAGATCGCCTATCTGATCCAGGAGTGCGGCTATTCGCCGGCCAAAATCACCGCCATCACCTTCACCAACAAGGCCGCTCGGGAAATGAAGGAGCGAGCCGCCCAGTTGCTGGGCGATGGTGCAAGCGGCGGACTCACGGTATCCACCTTCCATGCCCTGGGTGTGCGCATCCTGCGCCAGGAAGCCAAGGCCCTGGGCCTGAAGCCGGGATTCTCCATCCTGGATGCCTCCGACGTGGGAGGCCTGTTCCAGGAGCTGATGAAAAATGCCGACAAGGACCGGCTGCGGGCGGTGCAGAACCGCATCTCCCTATGGAAGAACGGGCTGCTGGGCCCCGAGGAAGCCGCGGCCCAGGCCGGCAACCCCATGGAACAGCAAGCGGCCCAGGTCTATGGCGAATACGAGCGCACCCTGCGGGCCTATCAAGCGGTGGATTTCGACGACTTGATCCGTCTGCCGGTGAATCTGTTCGAGACCAACGAGGAAGCCCTGGCCCGCTGGCAGAGCCGCATCTGGCATCTGCTGGTGGATGAGTACCAGGACACCAATCGCTGCCAGTACCGGCTGATGAAGCTACTGGCCGGCCCCCGGGCCTCCTTCACCGCCGTGGGCGACGACGACCAGTCCATCTATGCCTGGCGCGGCGCCGACATCGGCAACATCCACCTGCTGCGGGAGGACTATCCCCGCCTCAAGGTGATCAAGCTGGAGCAGAACTACCGCTCCACCACCCGCATCCTCAGCGCCGCCAACGCGGTGATCGCCCACAACCCCAAGGTCTTCGACAAGAAGCTCTGGTCCGACCATGGCCACGGTGACCCGATCCATATCCAGTTCTGCCGGGATGGCGAGCACGAGGCGGAATGGGTGGCGGCCCGACTCACCGCCCACCGATTCCAGCACCGGGGCAAGTGGTCGGACTACGCCATTCTCTATCGCGGCAACCACCAGGCCCGCGCCCTGGAGCAGCAACTGCGCAACCAGAAGGTGCCCTACGCCCTTTCCGGCGGCCAGTCCTTCTTCGAGCGGGCCGAGATCAAGGACATCACCAGTTATCTGCGCCTCCTGGCCAACCAGGACGACGACCCGGCCTTCATCCGCGCCATCACCACCCCAAAGCGGGGCATCGGTGGCGCCACCCTGGAGGCCCTGGGCCGCATCGGCGGCCAGCGCCATGTGAGTCTCTTCGACGCGTCCCTGGCCCCCGGGGTCGAGCAACAACTGAATGCCCGGCAACTTGAAGCGGTGCGCACCTTCTGCCAGTTCATCAGGCGCATGGAGGCCCGGGCTGTGAAGGAACCCGCCAGCCAGATCCTCGAAGACCTGTTGCGGGCCATCGACTACGAAGCCAGTCTGTTCGAAACCCTGGAACCCCGGGAAGCCGAGAGCAAGTGGTCCAACGTGCGGGACTTCGTCGAGTGGCTGGGCAGACGGGGCGCGGAGGACAACAAGAACCTGCTGGAACTGGCCCAGACCATCGCCCTGATCAGCATGCTGGACAAGAACGACCAGGACGCCGATGCGGTGCAACTGGCCACCCTGCATGCCGCCAAGGGCCTGGAGTTCCGCCATGTATTCCTGGTGGGGGTGGAAGAAGGCATACTGCCCCACCGGGACTCCCTGGAACCGGAGAAGCTCCAGGAGGAACGACGCCTGATGTACGTGGGCATCACCCGGGCACGCATGAGCCTGCACCTGAGCCATTGCCGACGGCGCAAGACCGGCAGGGAATGGCGGGACTGCGAACCCTCCCGCTTCATCGACGAGATGGGCAGCGACCTGCGGCGCAGCGGCGGCGACGAAAGCCCCCCCGACGCGGAGGAAAAACAGGCGGGCCGGGACCGGCTGGCCCGCTTCAAGGCCCTACTCGCCCAGTCCTGA
- a CDS encoding haloalkane dehalogenase: protein MTANVLRTPDERFQNLPEFSFPPHYQQVQDDSLGSLRMHYLDEGPRDAPVVLMLHGEPTWCYLYRKLIPPLVAAGYRAVAPDHIGFGRSDKLAARSDYSYQRHVEWLGQLLTALDLRRITLVCQDWGGPIGLRILSEMPQRFDAVLATNTLLPNCEPPPRGVADWPGTIVRDWVHLTRNLTDLPIGETVSSVAVWPLSSEVRRAYDAPFPDPSYKAAALEFPALIPIHPHLPGVAENRRAWEFLERFEKPFLTAFSDADPSTKAWEKVFRERVPGAKKQAHVEIAHAGHFVQEEQGEVLAEALLGLLNRLYR, encoded by the coding sequence ATGACTGCAAACGTACTACGCACTCCCGACGAGCGATTCCAGAACCTGCCAGAGTTTTCCTTCCCGCCCCACTACCAGCAAGTACAGGACGACAGCCTGGGGTCGCTACGCATGCACTATCTGGACGAGGGCCCCCGGGACGCGCCTGTGGTGCTGATGCTCCATGGCGAGCCCACCTGGTGCTACCTCTACCGCAAGCTGATCCCGCCCCTGGTGGCCGCCGGCTATCGAGCCGTGGCACCGGACCACATCGGCTTCGGCCGTTCCGACAAATTGGCGGCTCGTTCCGACTACAGCTATCAGCGTCATGTGGAATGGCTCGGGCAACTGCTGACCGCCCTGGACCTGAGACGCATCACCCTGGTCTGTCAGGATTGGGGTGGCCCCATCGGCCTGCGGATCTTGAGCGAAATGCCCCAGCGCTTCGATGCCGTGCTGGCCACCAACACCCTGCTGCCCAACTGTGAGCCACCTCCCAGAGGAGTGGCCGACTGGCCTGGAACGATCGTGAGGGACTGGGTACACCTGACCCGGAACCTGACCGACCTGCCGATAGGCGAGACCGTCTCCAGCGTCGCGGTGTGGCCCCTGTCCAGCGAAGTGCGCCGGGCCTATGACGCTCCCTTTCCCGACCCTTCCTACAAAGCGGCGGCCCTGGAATTCCCGGCCTTGATTCCGATTCATCCCCACCTGCCGGGGGTGGCGGAAAACCGCCGGGCCTGGGAGTTTCTGGAGCGTTTCGAAAAACCGTTCCTCACCGCCTTCAGCGATGCCGATCCTTCCACCAAGGCCTGGGAAAAGGTGTTCCGGGAGCGGGTGCCCGGTGCGAAAAAGCAGGCCCACGTTGAGATCGCCCATGCCGGCCATTTCGTTCAGGAGGAACAGGGCGAAGTCCTGGCCGAAGCATTGCTGGGGCTGCTGAACCGTCTTTACCGCTAA
- a CDS encoding c-type cytochrome, producing the protein MSHAYPRTFVLLSALSVSAAAFAMGGKPPADDEGTLARIQPVARLHLAGATGGGAGGRSGEQLFQAACNACHGTGVLNAPKVGDNGAWAPRIAKGLDGLLKSATNGLNAMPPKGGAADATDKELASAIVYMANKSGGSLKEPK; encoded by the coding sequence ATGTCCCACGCTTATCCGCGCACGTTTGTCCTTTTGAGTGCCCTGTCAGTTTCCGCTGCTGCCTTCGCCATGGGCGGCAAGCCTCCGGCTGATGACGAGGGTACCCTGGCCCGCATCCAGCCCGTGGCCAGGCTTCATCTGGCGGGGGCGACCGGTGGCGGGGCCGGTGGCCGTAGCGGCGAGCAGTTGTTCCAGGCGGCCTGCAATGCTTGTCATGGTACTGGCGTCCTGAATGCGCCCAAGGTGGGTGACAACGGTGCTTGGGCCCCCCGCATCGCCAAAGGTCTGGATGGCCTGCTTAAGTCGGCTACCAATGGCCTGAATGCCATGCCTCCCAAGGGCGGCGCGGCCGACGCCACCGATAAGGAACTGGCCAGCGCCATCGTCTACATGGCCAACAAGTCCGGCGGTAGTCTGAAGGAACCCAAGTAA
- a CDS encoding DUF5710 domain-containing protein, producing the protein MRINLKVPFAEKDEAKKLGARWDGARKIWYVENKDDMAPFARWSPHPHDSTDTRVSQPSRAEKNQAASLVIKGSGYVDLPRVCDCLPWEDCGKCKGTVPAC; encoded by the coding sequence ATGAGAATTAATTTGAAGGTTCCCTTTGCGGAAAAGGACGAAGCCAAGAAACTGGGGGCCCGTTGGGACGGTGCTCGAAAGATCTGGTACGTCGAGAACAAAGACGACATGGCACCGTTTGCGCGCTGGTCGCCTCACCCCCATGACTCGACAGATACCAGGGTGTCGCAACCTTCCCGAGCAGAGAAGAATCAGGCAGCTTCCCTCGTGATCAAGGGGAGTGGATATGTTGATCTTCCCCGTGTCTGCGATTGCCTGCCATGGGAGGACTGTGGGAAGTGCAAAGGCACGGTGCCTGCCTGCTGA
- a CDS encoding retropepsin-like aspartic protease, with product MKQDDMSKILLCIVFVAFVPASIAGNQAISDADGECVMDAYSAPDDYSGSYPLIRPHADLAKTIKAARTGDIKEQRNLAVSYATGYLVSKCMEKADYWYRLAAKGGDEVSKSWVARRDMFYKLSAGPECMESACNIFDDGMPQFLSITVDQHMKYVAPLTINGVTVTGLIDTGAYSLLIDSDTAKRMGISLEGAKQGKATVASGTSVATLTTTVSAIKVGGITLNNVEIVVGQPGSHILIGMKVLNRLKMTAAGGQMALSK from the coding sequence ATGAAACAGGATGACATGAGCAAAATCCTCCTTTGCATTGTATTCGTTGCCTTTGTTCCGGCTTCCATCGCTGGCAATCAAGCAATCTCTGATGCTGATGGAGAATGTGTAATGGATGCCTATTCTGCTCCAGATGATTATTCCGGTAGTTATCCTCTCATTCGCCCTCATGCCGACTTAGCTAAGACTATAAAAGCCGCCAGAACGGGCGATATAAAGGAACAGCGTAATTTGGCCGTGAGTTATGCGACCGGATACCTCGTTAGCAAATGCATGGAAAAGGCAGACTACTGGTACCGTCTTGCAGCTAAAGGGGGGGACGAAGTTAGTAAATCCTGGGTTGCTCGGCGAGATATGTTTTACAAACTATCCGCAGGACCTGAATGCATGGAATCAGCATGCAACATTTTCGATGACGGAATGCCTCAATTTCTATCCATTACCGTTGATCAGCACATGAAATATGTAGCACCACTCACGATCAACGGTGTAACGGTTACCGGGCTAATCGACACTGGTGCTTACAGCCTGCTTATTGACTCAGATACAGCCAAGCGGATGGGGATATCTCTTGAAGGGGCTAAACAAGGCAAGGCTACGGTTGCAAGCGGCACATCAGTAGCCACGTTAACCACGACGGTCTCGGCGATTAAAGTGGGGGGAATAACATTGAATAACGTTGAAATTGTCGTTGGACAGCCGGGATCGCACATCCTGATCGGAATGAAAGTTCTGAACCGACTGAAAATGACTGCCGCCGGTGGTCAGATGGCCCTCTCGAAGTAA
- a CDS encoding DUF3301 domain-containing protein, with amino-acid sequence MPVFETLSLMVIAVLGWLWLDSFKAHEAGINAARSACESENLQLLDETVFLNSLRMARNDDGQVVLRRVYQFEYSDTGDNRRRGSVMLLGHKVIVVNVGLRPVSSDRTLH; translated from the coding sequence ATGCCCGTTTTTGAGACCCTGAGTCTGATGGTAATAGCCGTATTGGGATGGCTATGGCTTGATAGTTTTAAAGCGCACGAAGCTGGGATTAATGCTGCTCGCAGTGCCTGCGAATCTGAAAATCTACAACTGCTGGATGAAACAGTATTCCTCAATAGTCTGAGGATGGCGAGAAACGATGACGGACAAGTCGTTCTGCGCCGCGTCTATCAGTTTGAGTACAGCGATACCGGGGACAATCGCCGCCGGGGAAGCGTCATGCTACTTGGCCATAAGGTCATTGTCGTGAATGTCGGGCTTCGTCCAGTGTCATCGGACAGAACACTGCATTGA